From a single Candidatus Methanoperedens sp. genomic region:
- a CDS encoding sulfide/dihydroorotate dehydrogenase-like FAD/NAD-binding protein has protein sequence MPFKILEKKELVPTIHLMEISAPHIAKKAMPGQFAMLRIDDRGERIPLTIADFDREKGTITMIFQVAGKTTMQLSYLKAGDQLLDFIGPLGNPAHIEKVGTVVLVGGGVGVAPVYPQARAFREAGNNVISIIGARSSDLLLWEDRMRGVSDELHITTDDGTKGHHGFVTDIVKKLLESGTKVDRVVAIGPPVMMRAVAGVTRPFNVKTIVSLNSIMVDGTGMCGACRVLVGNETKFACVDGPEFDAHLVDFTLLMNRLSMYQPEEKVALEKYKCEREGCSC, from the coding sequence ATGCCGTTTAAGATTTTAGAAAAAAAGGAGCTTGTCCCCACGATCCATTTAATGGAGATCAGCGCGCCGCATATAGCTAAAAAAGCAATGCCTGGACAATTTGCAATGCTCAGGATAGACGACAGAGGGGAAAGGATACCGCTGACCATCGCGGACTTTGACAGGGAAAAAGGTACAATCACGATGATTTTCCAGGTAGCCGGGAAGACAACGATGCAGCTATCATACCTTAAAGCAGGAGACCAACTCCTGGATTTTATCGGACCGCTCGGGAATCCTGCACACATCGAAAAAGTAGGAACCGTGGTACTGGTCGGGGGCGGCGTGGGCGTGGCTCCTGTTTACCCGCAGGCACGTGCTTTCAGGGAAGCAGGAAACAATGTGATCTCTATTATAGGGGCGCGCAGCTCTGATCTTCTGCTCTGGGAAGACAGGATGCGGGGGGTAAGCGATGAACTTCATATCACCACGGACGACGGGACAAAAGGGCACCATGGTTTCGTGACAGATATTGTGAAAAAGCTCCTTGAAAGCGGGACAAAGGTGGACAGGGTTGTTGCAATAGGCCCGCCTGTGATGATGAGGGCTGTTGCAGGCGTAACAAGGCCTTTTAATGTTAAAACCATAGTCAGCCTGAATTCCATCATGGTGGACGGCACAGGAATGTGCGGGGCGTGCAGGGTGCTTGTGGGCAACGAGACAAAGTTCGCCTGCGTCGACGGTCCTGAATTCGATGCCCACCTTGTAGATTTCACCCTGCTGATGAATCGTCTGTCCATGTACCAGCCCGAGGAAAAGGTCGCGCTTGAAAAGTACAAATGCGAGAGGGAGGGCTGCTCATGTTAG
- a CDS encoding 30S ribosomal protein S11, whose protein sequence is MATEKWGVAHIYSSFNNTLITVTDLTGAETIAKISGGMVTKADREESSPYTAMQMATQLADKIRDKGVTGIHIKVRAPGGNMQRSPGPGAQAAIRAFARAGIKIGRIEDVTPIPHDGTKPKKGRRV, encoded by the coding sequence ATGGCAACTGAGAAATGGGGCGTAGCCCATATATATTCCTCGTTCAACAATACCCTGATAACCGTTACTGATTTAACAGGGGCTGAGACTATAGCGAAGATAAGCGGGGGTATGGTTACAAAAGCCGACAGGGAGGAGAGTTCCCCCTATACCGCAATGCAGATGGCTACCCAGCTTGCAGACAAGATAAGGGATAAAGGTGTGACCGGCATCCATATAAAAGTAAGGGCACCTGGAGGTAATATGCAGCGAAGCCCTGGACCAGGAGCGCAGGCGGCTATTCGTGCATTCGCCCGTGCAGGTATAAAGATAGGACGAATCGAAGACGTGACGCCAATACCTCATGACGGCACCAAGCCCAAGAAAGGCAGGCGCGTGTAA
- the kdpA gene encoding potassium-transporting ATPase subunit KdpA — MTDMEIFFDIGGMLFFLIVLTLLVKPVGTYMTNVFQGKRTFLSPVLAPLENLIYKAAGVKHDEEMDWKDYAKAMLLFNGLGIIVLFLILLLQGMLPLNPQGFPGFSLDLALNTAVSFVTNTNWQAYSGESAASYLTQMSGLAVQNFLSAATGLCIALALIRGFTRHTSQTIGNFWQDMTKSVLYILLPIAIIAALLLVSQGVIQNFDPYANSTLVQSFQTPDGQNISNQMLPMGPIASQEAIKELGTNGGGPFNANSAHPFENPNPLTNFLEIFLILLIPFALTYTFGRFAGNTRQGWALYAAIMILFILFLGVMYWSEYSGNPLVQPGVNGSYMEGKEVRFGIGGTVLFAVSTTATSTGAVNAMHDSLTPIGGMVPMLLILLSEDIPGGVGSGLYTILAFAIIAVFIAGLMIGRTPEYLGKKIEVFEMWTSVLIVLTSGILVLIFVSVALVTYAGVSSIFNPGPHGLSEVLYAFASVSNNNGSAFAGLNANTLFYNLSTAIAMLIGRFVPAIAALAMAGSLARKKYIPPSIGTLPTHQVSFVLWLAAVILIVGALTFFPALSLGPIVEHMIMHAGQ; from the coding sequence ATGACAGATATGGAAATCTTTTTTGATATCGGTGGGATGTTATTTTTCCTGATAGTGTTGACACTGCTTGTTAAGCCTGTAGGGACGTATATGACGAACGTATTCCAGGGCAAGCGGACTTTTTTAAGTCCCGTCCTGGCGCCTCTTGAGAATCTGATCTACAAAGCGGCAGGTGTAAAGCACGACGAAGAGATGGACTGGAAAGATTATGCAAAGGCAATGCTCTTATTTAACGGTCTTGGAATAATCGTTCTGTTCCTGATACTGCTGTTACAGGGCATGCTTCCTCTCAATCCCCAGGGGTTCCCGGGCTTTTCCCTTGATCTTGCACTCAATACAGCCGTCAGTTTTGTTACAAATACCAACTGGCAGGCATATAGCGGTGAGTCGGCAGCAAGTTACCTCACCCAGATGTCTGGCCTTGCAGTACAGAACTTTCTTTCGGCTGCTACAGGTTTGTGTATAGCGCTCGCCTTGATTCGCGGCTTTACCAGACATACATCCCAGACCATTGGAAATTTCTGGCAGGATATGACTAAAAGTGTATTATACATTCTCCTGCCCATTGCAATCATTGCAGCCCTGCTACTGGTCTCCCAGGGCGTTATTCAGAATTTTGATCCTTATGCAAATAGTACGCTTGTCCAATCCTTCCAAACACCGGACGGACAGAACATTAGCAATCAGATGCTCCCCATGGGACCGATTGCATCCCAGGAAGCGATAAAAGAACTGGGGACAAACGGCGGTGGTCCTTTCAATGCCAACTCCGCACATCCTTTTGAGAATCCTAATCCGTTAACCAATTTTTTGGAAATATTTCTTATCCTTCTTATCCCTTTTGCTCTTACTTACACATTCGGGCGCTTTGCAGGCAATACCAGACAGGGATGGGCTTTATATGCTGCGATAATGATACTGTTCATATTATTCCTTGGAGTGATGTACTGGTCTGAGTATAGTGGCAATCCGCTTGTGCAGCCCGGTGTCAACGGTTCGTATATGGAAGGCAAAGAGGTCAGGTTCGGGATCGGCGGCACGGTTCTCTTTGCCGTCAGTACAACAGCCACCTCCACCGGCGCTGTGAACGCAATGCATGACTCATTAACGCCCATAGGTGGAATGGTCCCGATGCTGCTTATACTGTTAAGTGAAGATATTCCCGGCGGGGTAGGGTCAGGGCTTTACACTATCCTTGCCTTTGCAATCATAGCGGTTTTCATTGCAGGTCTCATGATAGGCAGAACGCCGGAATATCTTGGCAAAAAAATAGAGGTCTTTGAGATGTGGACATCGGTGTTGATTGTCCTTACCTCGGGTATTCTTGTGCTAATTTTTGTTTCTGTTGCACTGGTAACATATGCGGGAGTTTCCTCGATTTTTAACCCAGGTCCCCACGGTTTAAGTGAAGTGCTCTATGCTTTTGCTTCTGTATCCAATAACAATGGCAGCGCATTTGCAGGACTTAATGCCAATACTCTTTTTTATAATCTGTCGACAGCCATTGCAATGCTTATCGGCAGGTTTGTTCCGGCTATAGCAGCACTTGCCATGGCAGGGTCTCTTGCAAGGAAAAAATATATCCCGCCGAGCATCGGCACGCTCCCGACACATCAGGTTTCATTCGTCTTATGGCTTGCCGCTGTTATTCTGATTGTCGGAGCCCTGACGTTCTTTCCTGCCCTGTCGCTGGGACCGATCGTGGAGCATATGATCATGCATGCAGGTCAATAA
- the kdpB gene encoding potassium-transporting ATPase subunit KdpB yields the protein MTETKNITIFEPELLRQALLDSLKKLNPLSLWRNPVMFLVEIGSIITTISFFAGLFFKSGEPSWFIGTVSLWLWLTVIFSTFAESLAEGRGKARAESLRKTRTEVMAKRLGDPGSKEKYELVPSGNLHKGDYILVEAGEIIPGDGEVVEGAALVNESSVTGESAPVVRESGGDRSAVTGGTKVISNQIIVRITANPGEAFLDRMIAMVEGAKRRKTPNEIALEVLLISLTAVFLLVVINFSSLSIYSVRAAGHGTQVSITVLIALFVCLAPTTIAALLPAIGIAGMDRLFAKNVIALSGRAIEASGDVDILLLDKTGTITLGDRQAVEFIPLTGRSEQDVANAALFASLTDETPEGRSVVVLAKKKYQMRLRELPHTSKSIPFTAQTRMSGVDIDGQSYRKGASDAITEYVKSKGGNVPSELEPKVESIAKSGGTPLVVCHNAQILGVIHLKDILKGGIRERFAQLRKMGIKTVMITGDNHLTATAIAAEAGVDDFLSEAKPEDKLRLIRENQQQGHMVAMTGDGTNDAPALAQADVAVAMNTGTQPAREAANIIDLDSNPTKLMDIVEIGKQILITRGTLTTFSIANDIAKYFAIIPAAMVSIYPQLDILNIMHLANPYSAILSAVIFNAIIIPLLIPLALKGVKYRPMPAEKLLMYNLLIYGLGGIIAPFIGIKIIDIVISAFMR from the coding sequence ATGACTGAGACAAAAAATATAACAATCTTCGAACCCGAACTCTTACGTCAGGCATTGCTGGATTCGTTAAAAAAACTTAACCCCCTCAGCCTCTGGCGAAACCCTGTCATGTTCCTCGTGGAGATCGGAAGCATCATTACAACTATAAGTTTCTTTGCAGGCTTATTTTTTAAATCTGGCGAACCTTCCTGGTTTATCGGAACTGTATCCTTATGGCTCTGGCTGACAGTGATCTTTTCAACCTTTGCAGAATCGCTTGCAGAAGGGCGGGGAAAAGCCCGTGCCGAATCGCTTCGTAAAACACGCACAGAAGTAATGGCAAAAAGGCTCGGCGATCCGGGGTCAAAGGAAAAATACGAGCTTGTCCCTTCTGGAAATCTCCATAAAGGGGATTATATACTCGTGGAAGCAGGGGAGATAATCCCAGGCGATGGTGAAGTGGTTGAAGGTGCAGCCCTCGTGAACGAATCGTCTGTCACCGGCGAGTCAGCCCCGGTCGTGCGGGAATCAGGCGGAGACCGGAGCGCTGTAACAGGCGGGACAAAGGTCATTTCCAACCAGATCATCGTGCGCATAACAGCGAATCCGGGAGAGGCATTCCTGGACAGGATGATTGCCATGGTGGAAGGTGCAAAGCGCCGTAAAACCCCGAACGAGATTGCGCTGGAAGTACTGCTGATATCGTTAACAGCGGTCTTCCTGCTTGTGGTTATCAATTTCAGTTCCTTATCCATATACAGCGTCCGGGCTGCTGGACATGGTACTCAGGTTTCGATTACCGTGCTTATAGCACTTTTTGTTTGTCTGGCGCCGACAACGATTGCAGCGCTCCTGCCTGCTATCGGGATCGCGGGCATGGACAGGCTCTTTGCGAAAAACGTGATAGCCCTTTCGGGGAGGGCAATCGAGGCGTCCGGAGATGTAGATATCCTTCTCCTCGATAAGACAGGAACAATTACACTGGGTGACAGGCAGGCAGTGGAATTTATTCCGCTGACGGGACGTTCCGAGCAGGATGTTGCCAATGCAGCACTATTTGCATCCCTGACTGATGAGACGCCCGAAGGAAGGAGCGTAGTTGTACTTGCAAAAAAGAAATACCAGATGCGACTAAGAGAATTACCCCACACTTCGAAATCAATTCCATTTACAGCCCAGACACGCATGAGCGGAGTTGATATTGACGGGCAATCATATCGAAAAGGCGCATCCGATGCGATCACGGAGTATGTTAAAAGCAAAGGAGGAAATGTACCCTCCGAGCTTGAACCGAAGGTGGAAAGTATCGCAAAATCAGGTGGAACACCTCTTGTTGTATGTCATAATGCGCAAATCCTGGGCGTGATACATCTCAAGGATATCTTAAAAGGCGGCATCCGTGAACGATTTGCGCAGTTGCGGAAAATGGGTATCAAGACTGTTATGATAACTGGCGATAACCATCTTACAGCAACGGCAATTGCAGCAGAAGCAGGCGTGGATGACTTTCTTTCAGAAGCAAAACCTGAAGATAAGCTTCGCCTGATTCGCGAAAATCAGCAACAGGGCCACATGGTAGCCATGACAGGGGACGGCACGAACGATGCGCCCGCACTGGCGCAGGCGGATGTGGCTGTAGCAATGAACACGGGAACCCAGCCTGCGAGGGAAGCGGCAAATATAATAGACCTGGACAGTAACCCGACCAAGTTAATGGATATAGTCGAGATCGGAAAGCAAATACTCATAACACGGGGAACCCTGACGACCTTCAGCATTGCCAACGACATTGCAAAATATTTTGCCATCATACCTGCAGCAATGGTCTCCATCTATCCCCAACTGGATATTCTCAATATCATGCATCTCGCGAACCCGTACAGCGCAATCCTGTCGGCTGTTATTTTTAATGCCATCATCATCCCTCTGCTGATACCCCTTGCACTGAAAGGCGTAAAATACCGCCCGATGCCTGCTGAAAAACTATTAATGTACAACCTTCTCATCTATGGGCTCGGCGGAATAATAGCGCCGTTTATAGGGATAAAAATTATTGATATTGTAATAAGCGCGTTTATGCGCTAA
- a CDS encoding serine protease, giving the protein MIKSGGSFFYKGKRCIIGAVISLKGLPYIVAASHIFHGAGDHVKVDGMGVVVTSILKDFDLALIELPPDCMVEFTEFGSAAVLEDAVLANDMHVITCRVVSAGASLLYLGFPCFDMPQPGDSGSPILQAGKVIGLISSVMLSNCMGTAISSDILRSLGG; this is encoded by the coding sequence ATGATAAAATCAGGCGGTTCTTTTTTCTATAAGGGAAAACGCTGTATTATCGGCGCTGTTATCTCATTAAAAGGATTGCCTTACATAGTCGCAGCTTCCCATATATTTCATGGGGCAGGAGACCATGTGAAAGTGGATGGAATGGGAGTCGTTGTTACGAGCATTTTGAAAGATTTTGATTTAGCCCTGATAGAGCTTCCTCCTGACTGCATGGTTGAATTCACCGAATTTGGAAGCGCAGCTGTATTGGAAGATGCTGTGCTTGCCAATGATATGCATGTTATCACATGCAGGGTGGTTAGTGCTGGAGCTTCATTGCTTTATCTGGGCTTCCCCTGCTTTGATATGCCGCAACCCGGGGATAGCGGTTCCCCTATCCTGCAAGCAGGGAAGGTAATAGGGCTTATTTCCTCGGTGATGCTGAGCAATTGCATGGGAACTGCGATCTCATCTGATATTCTCCGCAGCCTGGGAGGATAA
- a CDS encoding 30S ribosomal protein S13: MRHIVRIAGTDLEGKKSVSYALTAIKGISRRIAKILSVNAGLDPYATLGYLKDAEIEKLQSSVDSITMIIPSWMANKQNDIMSGEDRHLIGTDVLLGLNEDLNLMKKMRSYKGIRHERGLRVRGQRTRSTGRKGRTVGVTRALIAAKQKEAKKEGEKKAEPKAAEPKGVVK; encoded by the coding sequence ATAAGGCACATCGTACGCATCGCAGGCACAGACCTTGAAGGCAAAAAAAGCGTATCCTATGCGCTCACAGCAATAAAAGGCATCAGCCGACGCATCGCAAAAATCCTTTCAGTCAATGCAGGACTTGACCCATATGCAACGCTGGGGTATCTCAAGGATGCGGAGATAGAGAAATTACAATCATCTGTAGATAGCATAACCATGATTATTCCTTCATGGATGGCGAACAAACAAAACGATATAATGTCAGGCGAAGACAGGCATCTCATCGGAACGGATGTATTACTGGGACTCAACGAAGACCTGAACCTGATGAAGAAGATGCGTTCATACAAAGGCATAAGGCATGAGCGCGGTCTCAGGGTGCGTGGTCAGCGCACGCGTTCGACGGGCAGGAAAGGCAGGACTGTCGGTGTTACACGGGCTCTTATTGCAGCAAAACAAAAAGAGGCTAAAAAGGAAGGGGAAAAGAAAGCAGAACCAAAAGCGGCTGAGCCGAAAGGGGTTGTTAAATAA
- the kdpC gene encoding potassium-transporting ATPase subunit KdpC, producing MKNMKTTLKLFAILMVLVGVIYPVAVTVLAQLFFPKEAGGSLLYDPDGNLTGSALIGQPFSDPKYFWSRPSATSGYPYNPMASGGSNLGPTNKDLIDQISNRTELLKSSGIQTPVPSDLVEASASGLDPHISMQSALVQIPRVARARNLSEDTLNKLVLEHVEERQFGFLGEQRINVLELNLALDGMK from the coding sequence ATGAAAAACATGAAGACCACGCTAAAACTCTTTGCAATCCTGATGGTGCTTGTCGGTGTTATCTACCCCGTTGCAGTAACCGTACTTGCGCAGTTATTTTTCCCAAAAGAAGCAGGTGGAAGCCTCCTCTATGATCCTGACGGCAATCTCACAGGTTCAGCCCTGATCGGGCAGCCTTTTTCAGACCCGAAATACTTCTGGTCGCGTCCTTCAGCCACTTCAGGTTATCCATATAATCCCATGGCTTCCGGAGGCTCAAATCTCGGACCCACAAATAAGGATTTGATAGACCAAATTTCCAATAGAACAGAGCTACTGAAGTCATCCGGTATCCAGACTCCTGTACCATCAGACCTTGTAGAGGCTTCAGCAAGCGGTTTAGATCCTCACATCAGTATGCAATCCGCCCTCGTACAAATACCCCGTGTTGCCAGGGCACGTAATCTCAGCGAAGATACGTTAAATAAACTGGTGCTTGAACACGTTGAGGAAAGGCAGTTCGGGTTTTTGGGTGAGCAACGTATTAATGTCTTAGAATTGAATCTTGCTCTGGACGGTATGAAGTAG
- a CDS encoding DNA-directed RNA polymerase subunit D has protein sequence MDIDIIELSERKARFVLSGVSASFANALRRSILAEVPVLAIDDVNIYENTSVLFDEQLALRLGMIPLKTDIKSFNLPLECTCNGAGCPSCQVSLTLSAEGPRVVYSGDMVPTDPKVVPADATVPIVELKEKHKVVVEAIARLGTGRNHSRWQAGVASGYKNMPVVTIGNCDECGKCVEVCPREILKLNGSKVKVKDVIECSMCRLCEEACEMDSIKVSSDPESFVMTFETTGALAASELALLAADSIKKRADKLSEIIGAL, from the coding sequence ATGGATATAGACATAATCGAATTATCAGAGCGTAAAGCCAGATTTGTTTTATCAGGCGTTTCCGCATCATTTGCCAATGCATTAAGGAGAAGTATTCTCGCAGAGGTGCCTGTACTTGCTATTGATGATGTTAATATCTATGAAAATACCTCTGTTCTTTTTGATGAACAGCTTGCTCTGAGACTGGGAATGATTCCGCTGAAAACAGATATTAAATCGTTCAACCTTCCTCTTGAATGCACCTGCAATGGTGCGGGATGTCCTTCATGCCAGGTCTCATTGACCCTGAGCGCCGAAGGTCCGAGGGTTGTATATTCAGGTGATATGGTGCCCACGGATCCGAAAGTCGTGCCGGCAGATGCAACTGTACCCATCGTGGAACTCAAGGAGAAGCATAAGGTTGTGGTTGAGGCAATCGCCAGGCTCGGGACAGGCAGAAACCACAGCAGATGGCAGGCAGGAGTGGCAAGCGGCTACAAGAACATGCCTGTCGTGACAATCGGGAACTGCGATGAGTGCGGCAAATGCGTGGAAGTTTGCCCCAGAGAAATCCTGAAATTGAACGGGAGCAAAGTAAAGGTTAAGGACGTAATCGAATGTTCGATGTGCAGGTTATGCGAGGAAGCCTGCGAAATGGATTCTATCAAGGTGAGTTCAGACCCAGAATCCTTTGTGATGACCTTTGAAACAACAGGAGCGCTTGCGGCTTCTGAACTTGCACTTCTGGCTGCAGACAGTATCAAGAAAAGAGCAGACAAATTAAGTGAGATAATCGGTGCGCTTTGA
- the gltA gene encoding NADPH-dependent glutamate synthase has translation MLERQKMQKQDAKNRITNFNEVALGLEKQQAIEEAKRCLQCKKPKCITGCPVEVKIPDFLKYISEGDFDNAIKEIKTSNALPAICGRVCPQETQCEECCILSKKGASVSIGYLERFVSDYERSKGVEVPPPPQNTGKKIAVVGSGPAGLTAASDLAKMGHSVTIFEALHEAGGVLTYGIPEFRLPKEVVRAEVEYVEKLGVTILLDSVIGKLETVDGLLHEFDAVFLGTGAGLPSFLDIDGENLNGVYSANEFLTRVNLMKSYKFPDYDTPIKKGKRVVVVGGGNVAMDSARCALRLGALEVTIVYRRGEEEMPARAEEIEHAKEEGIIFRLLTNPVRIIGDGKNWVTHIECINMYLCEPDESGRCKPMPLAGTEHKIEADVVIIAVGTSPNPLVPRTTQGLDITKHGTIIAKEDGATTKKGVYAGGDAVTGSATVISAMGAGKKAARAIDWYLRLK, from the coding sequence ATGTTAGAACGCCAGAAGATGCAAAAACAGGACGCAAAAAACCGCATCACAAATTTTAACGAGGTCGCGCTGGGTCTTGAGAAACAGCAGGCAATCGAGGAGGCAAAGAGATGCCTTCAGTGCAAGAAGCCGAAGTGCATCACGGGCTGTCCTGTTGAAGTAAAGATACCGGATTTCCTGAAGTACATTTCAGAAGGGGATTTTGATAATGCGATAAAGGAAATAAAGACGAGCAACGCGCTTCCCGCCATCTGCGGACGGGTATGCCCTCAGGAGACGCAGTGCGAGGAATGCTGCATATTGAGCAAAAAAGGAGCATCGGTTTCGATAGGCTACCTTGAGCGCTTCGTTTCAGATTACGAACGCAGTAAAGGCGTGGAAGTTCCACCGCCCCCCCAGAATACGGGAAAGAAAATTGCTGTCGTAGGTTCGGGACCCGCCGGGCTTACAGCCGCCTCAGACCTTGCGAAAATGGGCCATTCTGTTACGATTTTTGAAGCGCTTCACGAAGCCGGGGGCGTTCTGACCTACGGCATTCCGGAATTCCGGCTTCCCAAGGAGGTCGTCCGCGCCGAGGTCGAGTATGTAGAGAAACTAGGCGTAACCATTCTTCTTGATTCTGTGATTGGCAAGCTTGAGACCGTGGATGGGCTACTTCACGAATTTGACGCAGTTTTCCTCGGAACGGGTGCAGGACTGCCTTCTTTCCTGGATATCGATGGTGAAAACTTAAACGGGGTTTATTCTGCGAATGAGTTTTTGACCCGTGTGAACCTCATGAAATCCTATAAATTCCCTGATTACGATACGCCCATCAAGAAAGGAAAACGTGTGGTTGTCGTCGGGGGAGGCAATGTAGCAATGGACTCGGCTAGGTGTGCCCTCCGCCTCGGCGCTCTGGAGGTTACGATTGTTTACAGGCGCGGGGAAGAGGAGATGCCGGCAAGAGCCGAGGAGATTGAGCATGCAAAAGAGGAGGGCATTATATTCCGGCTTCTCACGAACCCCGTGAGAATAATCGGCGATGGGAAGAACTGGGTCACCCATATCGAATGTATCAACATGTACCTGTGCGAGCCTGACGAGTCTGGCAGATGCAAGCCCATGCCTCTTGCGGGAACAGAGCATAAGATCGAAGCAGACGTGGTGATAATTGCTGTCGGAACATCCCCGAATCCGCTTGTGCCGCGCACAACCCAGGGACTTGATATCACAAAACACGGCACGATCATCGCAAAAGAGGATGGCGCCACTACCAAAAAAGGCGTATATGCCGGCGGCGATGCAGTTACTGGCTCAGCTACTGTAATAAGTGCTATGGGCGCAGGGAAAAAGGCTGCGCGGGCGATAGACTGGTATTTACGATTGAAATGA
- a CDS encoding 30S ribosomal protein S4, translating into MGYPGKNRKSYDTPKHPWQAARMEPEVELVKRYGLRNKREVWKAHSALKKYRELARKLLAESTKGKLSGHVKTDADNILNRLKRYGLLKTEAGLDDILSLDVNNFLERRLQTQVHKQGLANTVRQARQFIVHGHIAVAGKKVTIPGYLVPANEELSLGYYGGSALSSESHVSRPAQVAKGMMAGTVKPIETEAKNEPVEA; encoded by the coding sequence ATGGGATATCCTGGAAAAAATAGAAAATCGTACGATACTCCAAAGCATCCCTGGCAGGCAGCCAGGATGGAACCCGAGGTCGAACTTGTAAAGAGATATGGTCTGAGGAACAAAAGGGAGGTCTGGAAAGCCCACAGCGCACTTAAAAAATACAGGGAGCTTGCAAGAAAACTGCTTGCAGAGAGCACAAAAGGAAAGCTTTCCGGTCATGTGAAAACGGATGCCGACAATATCCTTAACAGATTGAAACGATACGGTCTTTTGAAAACAGAAGCAGGGCTTGACGATATCCTGTCTCTGGACGTGAATAATTTCCTTGAGAGAAGGCTTCAGACCCAGGTTCACAAACAGGGGCTTGCCAACACGGTAAGACAGGCGAGGCAGTTCATTGTGCATGGGCACATCGCTGTGGCTGGTAAGAAGGTCACAATACCAGGTTATCTGGTTCCAGCAAATGAGGAATTGTCCCTGGGCTATTACGGCGGTTCCGCATTATCAAGCGAATCCCATGTCTCAAGACCAGCCCAGGTTGCCAAAGGCATGATGGCAGGAACAGTAAAACCTATAGAAACTGAAGCAAAAAATGAACCAGTGGAGGCTTAA
- a CDS encoding 30S ribosomal protein S6e, which produces MADFRVVVSDSKSTQAYQAVVTGAAVNKLIGKNIGDTVSGDVVGLAGYTLKITGGTDKDGFAMRSDLPGPVRRKILVAGGVGYRPKADGVKRRKSMRGREISSDIAQINTVIVEYGQKPLGEIFPKREEKGEEAKAEGKKERPKAKK; this is translated from the coding sequence ATGGCAGATTTCAGAGTAGTGGTTTCGGACAGCAAGAGTACACAGGCTTATCAGGCAGTGGTAACAGGCGCAGCGGTCAACAAATTAATAGGCAAGAATATCGGCGACACGGTGAGCGGAGATGTGGTAGGGCTGGCAGGGTATACCCTGAAGATAACAGGCGGGACAGACAAAGATGGTTTTGCCATGAGGAGTGATCTGCCCGGACCTGTGAGAAGGAAAATATTGGTTGCCGGCGGGGTGGGTTACAGACCAAAGGCTGATGGTGTCAAGAGAAGAAAATCCATGCGTGGGCGTGAAATTTCATCCGATATCGCCCAGATCAATACCGTTATTGTTGAATACGGTCAGAAGCCTCTGGGTGAAATCTTCCCCAAGAGAGAGGAGAAGGGCGAGGAAGCAAAAGCTGAGGGTAAGAAAGAAAGACCAAAGGCTAAAAAATAA
- a CDS encoding pyridoxamine 5'-phosphate oxidase family protein, giving the protein MEIIKIPKMEKKEYDRLIGEEYIARVVFKGEKYPYIAPFLYVFDGNFMYFLPTKYGKKIKYFQQNPYISVEVEKYSRDLSNYVFVTLTGRLVEVKDAIKKKAIREKFVRTIRDKNLSKNIMIALGYLPEEPLETIVSEERTLIWKLIDVKDIIGFKNGT; this is encoded by the coding sequence ATGGAAATAATAAAGATTCCTAAAATGGAGAAAAAGGAATACGATCGATTAATCGGGGAAGAATACATCGCTCGAGTTGTCTTTAAAGGCGAAAAATATCCATATATTGCGCCATTTTTATATGTTTTTGATGGAAATTTCATGTATTTTCTCCCGACAAAATACGGTAAAAAAATCAAATACTTCCAGCAAAACCCATATATTTCCGTAGAGGTGGAAAAATATAGCCGTGACCTTTCGAATTACGTCTTTGTAACCCTCACAGGGCGCCTTGTGGAAGTGAAGGATGCCATCAAGAAAAAAGCTATTCGGGAAAAGTTTGTTCGTACAATTAGGGACAAAAATCTTTCGAAAAATATCATGATCGCCCTCGGGTACTTACCTGAAGAACCGCTTGAAACCATCGTCAGCGAAGAGAGGACGCTTATATGGAAGCTCATTGACGTCAAAGACATCATAGGTTTTAAAAATGGAACTTGA